The following proteins are co-located in the Nerophis lumbriciformis linkage group LG22, RoL_Nlum_v2.1, whole genome shotgun sequence genome:
- the LOC133615718 gene encoding metalloproteinase inhibitor 2-like, which yields MHILFGFILQILKGPIKNYDTVYTAAPAATCGITLTKGVEYFFTGPLQDNGAPYVSACDYVVPWKSSYNILVERYRMGCGCKVNRCTAVPCGVSGPNECSWTDWLTGNSVDDVKNKQCACIKRSDGSCAWYKEAASPGRG from the exons ATGCACATTTTATTTGGTTTTATCTTGCAGATCTTGAAGGGTCCTATAAAGAACTATGATACTGTCTACACTGCTGCACCCGCTGCAACATGTGGTATAACTCTCACCAAAGGTGTAGAATATTTCTTCACag GCCCACTACAGGATAACGGGGCACCATACGTGTCAGCCTGTGACTATGTTGTACCCTGGAAAAGCAGCTACAACATCCTGGTAGAGCGGTATAGGATGGGCTGCGGTTGCAAG GTCAATCGCTGCACCGCTGTCCCGTGTGGAGtcagcggcccaaatgagtgcTCGTGGACGGACTGGCTGACGGGGAATTCTGTCGACGATGTGAAGAACAAGCAATGTGCTTGCATCAAGAGAAGTGATGGTTCTTGTGCCTGGTACAAGGAGGCCGCCTCACCTGGAAGGGGTTAA